GTTCTTCCTCTCGCCTCACGCCTCATGCCTCTCGCCTTTCCCAGGCAGAAGGCCGTCGTCAAAGGCGATCTCGTCTGCCACTCGATCGCCGCGGCGTCGATCGTCGCCAAGGTGGCGCGCGATCAGATCATGGCGGAGCTGGACGATCTCTACCCGGAGTACGGCTTCCGTCAACACAAGGGCTACGGCTCTCAAGCGCACGCGGAAGCGATCAAGCGCCTGGGCCCGTGTCCGATTCACCGGCGGAGCTTCAGCCCGGTGTGGAAGGCTTTCGAACGCGCCGGCCAACTGCTCTCCGGCGCTCTGTTCGCGGAAAGATGAGCGGACAGGATCAACGACAGATTTTCGGCGCGGAGGGCGAGCGCATCGCCGAGCGCTATTTGTCCAAGAAAGGATACCGCGTCGTCGAGCGCAACTATCGCTGCCCGATGGGAGAGGTGGATCTGATCCTGCTGGACCGGCGGGTGATCGTCTTCGTGGAGGTAAAGACCCGCCGCCACGAGCGCTTCGGCATCCCGTTTGAATCGGTTCATCCGCGCAAGCAGCAGAAGATGATCAAGACCGCGCTGTGGTTCCTGAGCGAGCACAAACTCCACAACCGCGACGCCAGGTTCGACGTGGTCGGCATCGCGTTCGGCGCCCGCGAGCCGGTCGTCGAGCACATTGAGAATGCGTTTGAAGTTAGTTAGAAAAGAAGCGATCAGCAAGGAAGCTATCAGCTTTCAACGAGAATCGAATTCCCTCACCCAACCCTCTCCCTGAGGGAGAGGGCAAGGGTGAGGGTTTGCTGATCGCGGGCACCTACAGCCATGCTCGAAGTTAAACTGCTGAGAGAAAATCTCGACCGGGTCAAAGAGCGAATCGCCGCTCGCGGGGCGAAGATCGAATGGGAGAAGTTTGTCGCCATCGACCGTGAGCGCCGGGAGACGCTCGCCGAATGGGAAAGGCTCAAGGAAAAGAAGAACCGGCTTTCCGGCGAGATCGGCAAGGTCAAAAAATCCGGCGGCGACGCGGCGGCGTTGATGAAAGAAGTCGAGGCCCTGACCGAGGCGATCCGAAAGGCGGAAGCGCCGCTGGCGGAAATAGAGAAGCGGTTTGAAGAATTCATGCTGACGATTCCGAACCTGCCGCACGAAAGCGTGCCTTTGGGCTCGGGACCTGAAGAAAACCCGGAGGTCAGGAAGTGGGGGGAGATTCCGCGCTTCGACTTCAAGCCGAAGCCCCATTGGGAAGTGGGAGAGGAATTGGGCATCCTGGATTTTTCTCGCGCGGCGAAAATCGCCGGCGCTCGTTTTGTCGTTTACCATCGGCAAGGGGCGCTGTTGGAGCGGGCGCTCGCCAACTTCATGCTCGCCGTCCACACCGGCGAGAACGGCTATGCCGAAGTCTTCCCGCCCTCGATCGTCAACACGGCGGCGCTCACCGGGACGGGTCAGCTACCCAAGTTTGCCGGCGATCTCTTCAAGCTGGAGGGCACCGATTATTGGTTGAGTCCGACTGCGGAGGTGCAGCTCACCAATCTATTCCGCGAGGAAATTCTCGACCCGGAGCGATTGCCGCTCAAATTTTGTGCCTGGAGCGCCAACTTTCGCTCCGAAGCGGGGAGTTACGGCAAGGACACTCGCGGCATCATTCGCTTGCATCAGTTCCAGAAGGTCGAGCTGGTGAAGTTCGCCCGTCCCGAGCAGAGTTACGAGGAGCTCGAATCGCTCACAAGCGATGCGGAGACGATACTCCAGAAGCTTGGAATCCCGTACCGGGTGGTCGCGCTGTGCACCGGCGACCTGGGGTTCGGCGCAGCCAAGACGTACGACATCGAAGTCTGGCTGCCGGGGCAGAACGCCTATAAGGAGATTTCTTCCTGCTCGAACTTCGAAGCCTTTCAGGCGCGTCGAGCCGCTATACGGTATCGCATGCCGGGAAAAACACGCAGCGATTATGTTCATACACTGAACGGCTCCGGGCTCGCCGTCGGCCGAACCCTGGTGGCGGTGCTGGAAAATTATCAGCAGAAAGACGGGAGCGTCGTGGTGCCCGATGCG
This region of Candidatus Binatia bacterium genomic DNA includes:
- a CDS encoding YraN family protein, giving the protein MSGQDQRQIFGAEGERIAERYLSKKGYRVVERNYRCPMGEVDLILLDRRVIVFVEVKTRRHERFGIPFESVHPRKQQKMIKTALWFLSEHKLHNRDARFDVVGIAFGAREPVVEHIENAFEVS
- the serS gene encoding serine--tRNA ligase — protein: MLEVKLLRENLDRVKERIAARGAKIEWEKFVAIDRERRETLAEWERLKEKKNRLSGEIGKVKKSGGDAAALMKEVEALTEAIRKAEAPLAEIEKRFEEFMLTIPNLPHESVPLGSGPEENPEVRKWGEIPRFDFKPKPHWEVGEELGILDFSRAAKIAGARFVVYHRQGALLERALANFMLAVHTGENGYAEVFPPSIVNTAALTGTGQLPKFAGDLFKLEGTDYWLSPTAEVQLTNLFREEILDPERLPLKFCAWSANFRSEAGSYGKDTRGIIRLHQFQKVELVKFARPEQSYEELESLTSDAETILQKLGIPYRVVALCTGDLGFGAAKTYDIEVWLPGQNAYKEISSCSNFEAFQARRAAIRYRMPGKTRSDYVHTLNGSGLAVGRTLVAVLENYQQKDGSVVVPDALRPYMGGLERIA